The Pimelobacter simplex genomic sequence GCTGTAGGAGTGCTTGCCCGGGGCCTCCATCTGGGTGTAGCCGGCGTTGTAGAGGACCTGCATCGGGTCCTCCTGCGAGTAGGAGTTCAGGTCACCGGTCAGGAACACCGCCTGGACGCCGCGCGCCGTCGCGAAGTCGCTGGCGAACTGCTGCAGGCGGGTCGCCTGGGCGATGCGGTCCGGGTTGGCCTTGCCCTGGCCGGTGCCGTCGTCCACGCCCGAGCCCTTGGACTTGAAGTGGTTGACGATGACGGCGAACCGGTCACCGGCCGTACCACCGACGGGCTTGAAGACCGCCGCGAACGGCTCGCGGGCGTTGGCGAACTCGGTGGTGCCGAAGAGCATCTCGGCGTCGCCGACGACCTCGACCTTGGCGGGCTTGTAGATGAAGCCCGTGCGGATCACGTCCTGCTCGGCCTTGTTGGCCGGCAGCGAGGCCGAGACCGGCGAGTGGACGTAGTCCCAGGTGCCCGCACCTGCGGCGGTGTTGAGCGCCGTCACCAGGGCGGCGAGGGCCTCGTCGCGGTCACCGTTGTCGACGACCAGGCTGTTCTCGATCTCCTCGACCGAGACGATGTCGGCGTCGATCTTGTTGATCGCCTTGACGATCTTGGCCTGCTGACGGTCGAAGCTCGCCTGGTTCCAGGCACCCCGCGGGCCCGTGCCGGGGCACTGGTCGACCGCGATCGGGTTACCGGCGCGGTCGACGAACGACGAGCAGCCGCCGTAGGCCGCACCGAAGGTCGTGAAGTAGTTGAGCACGTTGAACGTGGCGAGCTTGAGGTCGCCACCCACCGGCTGCGGAGCGGCCGGCCGGTTCTGCTCGAAGGTCACCTTGCCGGTCGGGGCACCGACGATCTGCGAGGTCGGCTGGAGCTTCCAGCCGAAGCGCCAGTCGAGCACCAGCGGCTGGTCGAAAGTCACCTTGGCACCGACGCGCACGTGGTGGTTCGGGGTCAGCCACGGCAGCGGCAGGTCCTTGCCCGCGGCGGTGTTCTGGGTGTTCCAGTACGTCGTGCTCGACCCGTCGTCGAGCAGCACCCGGTGGGCGTTGTTCCAGGCGGTGCGGGCCGCGATCGCCGCGGTGTCCTGGGCGTCGATGATGTCGGTCGGCGTGCTCAGCGGCTTGTCGGAGTTGGCCGCGAGACCGATCTCGCCGACGTTGTTGTTGGACGGCGTCGCCGGCGGGTTGAACGCCGAGCCGTCGTAAGCGTCCGTGACGGTGAAGTCACCAGACGGAGCGAAGAGCTCGCCCTCGACGGCCTCACGAGCGGCATCGAGCGCCGCACCGGTGAGGCAGGCCGTGCCCGGCAGCGCGCAGTCGGTGCCCGGAATGACGGTCTTGGGGGTCACCGTGCCGAGCGAGGCGATCTCGGTGACCGTGCCCGCGACGACGTCCAGCTCGGTCAGCGTGCCGGCGCCGGAGGTGAACTCCTTGACGGTGCCGGAGACGCGGACCGAGTCGCCGATCGCCAGACCGCTCAGGAGGGCGGAGTTGCTGCCGACGTAGACGAAGAGCGCGTCGGAACGGTCCGGCGTGTCAGCACCGGGGGTCTGGATGTAGAAGCCGTTGAACCCACCGGTCGGGTAGAGCGCCGTGACGACACCCTCGGTGGTCGCCGGGGAGTCCGCGACCGGGCTCGCGGCACCGCTGCCCTGGATGTCCGCGATCGGGACGGACGCACCGGGGTCGGCGACCGTGATCGTGAACTGGACCGAGGCGGACTCCTTGGGGTCCGCCGAGTCCTCCACCGTCGCGGTCACGTTGGTGACGCCGGCCGCAGTCGGCGTACCGGAGATGGAGTTGCCGGTCAGCGTGAGGCCCGCCGGGAGCGGCGCCGCCGTCCACGTGTAGGGCGCGGTTCCGCCGCTGGCCTGCAGCGTGATCGGGGTGATCGCGGCGCCCGTGGTCGCGCTCTTGGCGCCGGGGTTCGTCGCCGTCACCGTCGTCGGCTCGGAGGTGCCGCTGCTCGCGTTCTGCGGGGTCGGCGCCGCGGTGCTGAAGTCGGCGGCGTTGTTGTCGGTGTCCGCGCCGTTGGCGGCGCGCTGGTAGCTCAGCGTGACCGAGTTGCCGGTGGACGCCGTGCCCTCGGGCGAGTTGCTGTTGCCCCAGCCGATCTTGTCGATCACACCCGCGTCAGCCGGCGTCGTGGCCGTCGTGCCGCTGGTGAGGTAGAGCGTGCCGCCGCCGGCGCCCGGGTTGAGCCCGGTAGCGATCTGGTCGGGCGTGGGCAGCGCCGTGCCGTTGCTGCCGTTGCTTCCCCCCTTGACCAGGAACGTCTTGCCCGGCGCGACCGTGCCGCTCAGCGCCACGACGCCCGAGGCATTCCCGGTGCCGGTGGGCGAGCGGTACTGGAGCGACTTGCCGCTGAGGCTGATCGCGCTCGCAGTCGGGTTGTAGAGCTCGACGAACTTGTCGACGTACGACGCATTCGCGGAGCCTCCGTTGACATAGGCCTCGCGGATCACGAGGCCGGTGCCACCGGGGTTGGCCTGGGCGGGGCTCGGGGCGACCGCCGCCACGCCCGACAGGGCGAGGGCGGCGCCAAGGGAGCCGAACAGCAATTTCTTCACGGGGCGCATCTACTTCTTCCGTCGTCAGAAAGCAGAGAAAAGGCCGAGCTCGCGCGCCCGAGAAGTCGGCGAGATCGAGGGGAAGAGGCATGACCTTATGCCGACGTACCGACCTGTTGGCAAGAACCTTAGGAAAACTCGCGCAACGAATCGATGAAGATTCCGTGCCGGGGGCTCCTCGGAGACGGAGAGAAGGGCGCGGCGGCCCTCAGGCCGCGGACGACTTGCTGTCGCCGCCGCGGATGCTGTGCCGCTGGCGCCAGACGTCGCGGAAGAACTCGTAGCCCGACCACAGGGTCAGCACGAAGGCGACGAGGAGCAGTGCGATCGCCACACCGTAGGTCACCTCGCCCGGTACGTCGAGCCATCCGTCGACCTCGAGCAGCGGCAGGCTGAGCAGGCCGAGGGCCAGCGCCTGGGCGACGGTCTTCCACTTGCCGCTCTGGGCGGCGGCGATGACGACCGACTTGAGTACCGAGAGGCGCAGCAGCGTGACCGCCCACTCGCGGACCAGGACGACGACGGTGATCGTCCACATCCACCAGGTGTCCATGATGATCGACAGGCCGATGAAGGCCATGCCGGTGATCGCCTTGTCGGCGATGGGATCGGCGATCTTGCCGAAGTCGGTGACCAGGTTGCGCGCGCGGGCGATGTCACCGTCGATCTTGTCGGTGACCATGGCGACGAAGAAGATCGCCCAGGCG encodes the following:
- the pgsA gene encoding CDP-diacylglycerol--glycerol-3-phosphate 3-phosphatidyltransferase, giving the protein MTGTSTGQSPAAAKPSNWNLPNALTTLRILLVPVYGWVLLHDGGDSVTWRTIAWAIFFVAMVTDKIDGDIARARNLVTDFGKIADPIADKAITGMAFIGLSIIMDTWWMWTITVVVLVREWAVTLLRLSVLKSVVIAAAQSGKWKTVAQALALGLLSLPLLEVDGWLDVPGEVTYGVAIALLLVAFVLTLWSGYEFFRDVWRQRHSIRGGDSKSSAA